atctttttcatatactatttataacttcatcgttttaatataatattttgtttttcatgtggattgtactgacaacattgaacgccacaaagtgaactgaattacattatatttgttttggtccgtaatcgcccatatgagctggtaactctggctattatattgtgcagtcgattgatggtgggttcaacgagccataagtcaatcagttggctgatcgatcacaaatacgggttataacgatacctcgtaggacaatttttggtgacaacgtaatggagtcctaaatgtttaaaaacattcgatgCCACGtcatggattggacgtccattgtgttcctagagtcgattcttttgactatcgactgtctcttgagattaaggcagtttttgggtgactttggtttctttctcatggtctgccgtaactggagactaagtagattttttctgggtcatttcatactgtgcttacatcggcaggattcgagttgaagaaaatatccaacccttatcacgtatagttatttctcagggccactcgaggagttgtaactgaaatgcatggccatgctcgaatgatgattcgtttatcattTAATTTACtgtctagtcggggaaaccactcttgatacagatcacttgtaaaatacgacctttgtaaatacggatttttcaaattgttttacattgagtgggagaaattttaggatatgagaatcggttatcgcacatacacttgtgaggacaagtgagactttgttggagcttgtgtcctccacaattagtgtgataacgtttataaatatcttataggttcacaagggtatacttagtattttatcagttgattaacgatgacctaataacggttggcttgctagaaagtttgacgttattatcatacagatggcggtgatcaactggtccctaaaagtcacacctaaaggatgtgtttgagagatgtgattatggaaatgtaatcacattgatgccttatatgactaaaaggttagttcatataattgactaaacagttagtcaacgtgttgatgagacgattatttaatgctgattaaataatattaggtaaagacgaattaatcacaattcgtaaattgaatataataagttttatttaattaatgtatataatgttagcttggacgaattaatatgttaattcgtaattaaatgtaatcggttatatttaataagctaattataaatatgcgatatttataattaaagtatatattatacgatattgtcacagaCTGGCATTGATAAATCCactacaagctgttgtgtgtagacttaatAATAcggaattatataaatgaaaatttataaataatacattttatacattttgtatactacaaaaataagaagatttaatctacttatttttggtaagtagaaaaaccgaaaaaaagagaaaataatctctcttattttcggttatatgggccaaAATTAGGGAGAAAATATCTCCCCTGGACTTCTCTTTTTCGGTGAGAATAAGAGGAGTAGAGAGATCATTTTTCCTACCCTAATTCTAACATAATCTTGTCGCTCATCAAAAtacaaaaaacacaaaaccctaaataatttacagaaaattggggatcgattctagcaaagaacaaaggcatatctcatatcatcttgggtgcaactgataggagaatatcattgcgatattgttcataggccatattagctaggaccgaaggctATTTCTTAAttctttacccttttgtttatgtaatttattttatgactcgtattcattaCAATAAATtcattataatccttaataataagggaagtatacagattatttctcaCAGGAATGGTCGCCAACCTCAACAAGAAGCACCGCCcgctattgtaacacccccatactccaagtgccttatcaggaccactcAAAGCacgggaatgctaccatcttggttacccgaggcaatcaaatagaccataaaagagcGTACTttattaataaataagtttaagtgattacatagcaaaaccaactgtaaagtaaagtacaactgttctccAACCAAATTACAACTGAAGTAACAAAGTTATAAAGACaacacaacggaagactactatcagactcgtggcaactccatccccaACTAATCCCACGCGCATCCACaatatacctgctagacaactgctcaccacccccgaatggatcaccatagtttttaaaatatttaaacggggtcagtactgattacacaaaacaaacagctgtaataaaacaataccacaaccaattcaatcaacccaaactccatcacatcaccacacacctgattacacactaaagtgtgtagccctgccagattacttatcgcaacaggtaatcctcgccgccagtggggggaccgcggccgttcccacctaagccccgctcatctcatccgagctaTAAACCCATgtttattaatgtgcacatcccttatgtggtgGATtctacagaaggcgaatcaagggcgtgaagccactcccgcaagtgactccactcagccagggacgcaccccgaagatcacagacaaacaatcacaaccaattaccaaaatcaacaatcacaatcatcaaatGCCAATTCCTTTATgataatcaatcaacaacaataaaacaatcaccaacaatcaacaatgccatgtaaccaatactgagtagggaaaccctacctggaaaggcaatcaccaagatcgtcacacacagctaatcataatcattcttcaacgaaatcaccttttataaacacacaatcataatCTAACATctacaatactcccaaaacccccaattagggtttcaactaaaatcaatgaaacaatataaaaattatacaagaagcttacccttgacacggcgatcacaacggtataaagaactagATAATCCGGCGATCCTAGCCTTGTgatttgttaacaacgcgaagaCCATGAATTACGTAACTCCTCTttttctttgaaaggttttagaaaggttaaaagtgattaagaatagTGACAGAAGCCCTTATATATTAATCCCGTGttgttaacaaaacccggctaaaacaccCATAAgacaaacttactcgatcgagtaagtgacttactcgattgagtgccccttactcgatcgagtgtcacacgtactcgatcgagtacccatcaggtcagctactgttttgcgtaaaacatacttactcgacagagtaagccccactcgatagagtacccatagacatagaaaaccgtaatattacattcttctctccttaaaaagaacttcgtcttcATCATGTGGCCAGGTGGCGGGCCTTAACACGCCACCGGGGGCCCAATGAGGACTTTTTGCTGGAATTGCAGGGGACTTGGTGATGCGGACAACCCTGCGATTCCTTATCTTAGGTGGTGTGTCCGCAAATATGGCGTTTCCATTTTGTTTTTACAGGAAACGATGTGTTCTTTTGAAACTGCAGTGTCAAAAACAAACTCTCTGGATTTCCCGAATTTTTGTGACGTAGACGCCGTTGGTCTTAGTGGGGGTTTGTTGCTTAGACGGAGTAATGACATATCGCTTTTACCTATTGAACTAGATCGTCATTTTATCCTTTGTAAATTATCTATGGTGTATCCAGCTAGTGAATGTTATATAATCTTTCTTTATGGTGAACCAAATGTCGCTCTCCGCAACCCCTTATGGGAAAAGCTGTCAAATATTTGCTGTACCTATTCTCCGATGGTCTTAGTTGGTGACTTCAACCAAGTTGACCTTCACTCCGATAAACTTGGTGGTTCGAATAACATCCGAGGGCAAATTGATTTCATTAACTGGAATTTGGACAATGACTTATTGGATATACCCTTTTTTGGTCCACCTTGCACTTGGATGAACAGCAGGCACGACAACTCGTTGCTATATGAACGACTGGACAAGGGATATGCATCATCACAATGGTTGCACTTGTTTCCTTCAGCATATGTCTTACATTTACCAATTCTAGTTTCTGACCATGCACCAATTATTTTACATTTTAATGACAAATCGAAGCCATCTTGAAGACCTTACCGGTTGGATAATTGGTGCTTATCTCACCCAGATATTGAACAAATTGTTACCCGTTTCTGGAAAATGAAATTCCATGGCTCTTTTATGTTCGACCTCTCCAGGAAACTAGCTCTTATTCGGTACAACATAATGAAAGGGGTTATCCAACACCGGACTATCCATGGAATAAATTGGTCGGAGATTAATGATGCTCTTTTGAAGGAAGGGACCGATTTATCGAATATAGATGAAGCCAAAGATTATGTGACTCTCAGAAACACCCATTTACAGGTGCTCCGAAACAGTCATGAATATTGGATTCAGCGTGCCAAAATACGATCTCAAGTTCTGGAAGGCCTTCCTACAAAATACCTCTTTCAAACAACTCGCACTCGCACATCAAAGCAGCGAATCCTCGCCCTCCGTAGAACTGATGATACATGGATTCAATCCCCCGAAGATATTTCACTTGAGATTGTCAATTACTTCAGGAATATTTTTAGCTCTTCTCCACACCCAGCTGAGGAGGCTCGCTCGGTTCTTGAATCACTGGATTTACCTCACCTCTCCGAAACTGAATGCAACATTCTTTCTGCCCCCTTTACAGACAAGGACGTTGTTTTGGCTCTTCGACATATGGATGGTGCAAAATCCCCTGGTCCAGATGGTATCACTCCAAAATTTTTCCAACATTTCTGGCCACAAATTGGGACACAAGTTTCTGCTGCTATTCTCCAATTCTGAACTCGGGGGTCATGCTTAAGGAATGGAACAAAACGCATATAGTATTAATTCCGAAGACTGAAAAGCCCGAATCTGTTTCTCAATATCGTCCAATCAGTCTGTGCAATGTTATCTATCGGATAGCAGCGAAATGCCTTGCAAATAGATTGAAAGGCGTCATATCAACCTTAATATCCGACTCACAGCAAGCATTCGTACCTGGCCGATTACTCTCGGATGGTTGCTTAATCGCGCATGAAATCCTTCATTATATTAATAAAACAAGGAATGGAACAAACTGCTATGCTGCTTTGAAACTGGATATGCACAAGGCTTTCGACCGTGTCTCGTGGCCGTTTTTAATGCTGGTTTTACAACATTTTGGGTTCCCGTTGTCTTGGCAGAACATCATCTGGGAGTGCATCTCCACTGTACAATATAACGTCTTGATTAATGGTGAACCATCATGCGCCATTCAACCTAACTGTGGAATTCGCCAAGGTGACCCGCTCTCAccatacttatttattttatgcaTGGAAATATTTTCTCGAATGCTGAACAAATCAGAACAACTACATCAGATACAAGGACTCAAAATCTCCAGATATGCACCTCCTATTACTCACCTTTTTTATGCGGATGATTTCTTTGTTTGCTGTAAAGCTACTCCTGACTCCTTTGCTACTCTCAAACATACTTTTCAAGATTTTGAAAGAATTTCCGGCCAAATGATTAGCCTCCACAAGTCATTTGTGAAGTTTAGTCCCAACACTCCTTCGGACTACAAGGATCATCTCTCATCAATACTCAACATGGCATCTTCGGACAAAATTGGCCTTTATCTTGGAATCCCGGTTGACTTACCCAAGAAAAGAACTACTGCCTTTCAATTCCTTATTGATCGAGTCGCTTCCAAAATTACATCCTGGAGTACTTTGCATCTCAGCCAGCCGAACAAACTCATCCTTATCAATGCAGTTTTAATGGCTTCTATCAACAATGTCCTGGCTGTTCTCCCTGTACCAGCTAGTGTGTGCTAAAAAATTGAATCTTTGATCCTTGCCTTCTGGTGGCGgcgaaacatgaaaaataaatcCATACACTGGCTTCCAAAAGACACTATGCAAGCTCCAAAAGAAAAAGGCGGCATGTCCTTTAAGAATGTTACTCTACTCAACCAGGCATCCCTATGTAAACAGTACTGGCGGATTCAGGGCAACCCTCATCTTCTTCTATCCCGTCTTTTCAAAGCCAAATACAAGAGAGATTTTGTTATTCCCACAAGAAAGTCCAAGACAACTACGCCATCTCCGTTCTGGACTCATATATGTCGTATTGTTAGTTCCTGTGCTGATGGATTTGCGTGGAAAATTGGCAACGGAAAGCTCGTGAATTTGGTATCGGATAACTGGGTCAATGGGCGTCCTCCTAAGATTCGCCCCTGTTATCTTAACCAGCCTATCCAATTAGACACTTTGTTATCCGCTGACGATAAATGGAACCCGACTGCTATTTATAAAATTTTTGATACTCCTACGGCAACTCAGATTTTGCAAATGGAGAACCCGCATTTACTCTCAGACGACTTCATTTACTGGAAGTACACTGAAGACGGGAAATATACCACTCGCTCTGGATATGATTTTCTTCTTCAACAAAATCGACCTTTGGCTACTGCTGCACCAATTTCTTTTCCATGGAATACGTTATGGAAATCGAAGTTTCCTGCCAAACTCTCCATTTTTTTATGGAAAGTATGGCATGATATTTTACCCACACAGGTTAACTTATCAAAACGTGGTGTCCAACAACTCTCTCCTTGTGTTTTATGTTCCGACGCTGCAGAGTCTTTGGAGCACCTTTTCCGCTCTTGCCCTGTAACGCAACATATTTGGAAGGCCAGCGATCTCGGAATTAATGTCGAGCCAAACCTATATGTTCCGTTTGGAAAATGGGTCACTGATTTATTCACATTCCTGACACGATCCAGTTTCCCTTCTAACTCTGTTGTGCTATATTTTGCCTGTATTTTCAGGGCTATTTGGATCTTTCGCAACAATGTCCTCTTTAATGGTACAGAGCCCAACCTAGCTGACCTCTTCCATATTCTTCGTAAGCTGATGAACATATACCAAACACCTATTCTCGTTCGTACTACTGGAAAGCCATCAATTCTGGCCACTGGTGAGTCTACTACTGAACCTGAACTTGGCATCCCACAGCCTTCTACAACTTGTATCACGGCTGTCCTCAAAACGAAACACAAGCACTGCTTTGAGGTATACTGGATCAACAATTTTTGGAATGCATCGAAGAAATCCTATATCCGCGCATCTTCCTTCTTCGGTGCTGCGGCTTATAGCCTCCTTCTGGCAATGCACGAGGCTCAAGCTCAGGACATAACTGCTGTCAGGTTCATCACGCCTTCAAAAAAATTATCATCCGTTCTGGCACCTTCTATGCCAGTACCAAAAAAAGAttttcgtccccaaagttcaacccatactcaaaacagacatactaactcgaccaaaacacaacaacgcaactaagaactcaaaacaaaaccccaacctatacaacatgaactcttaacaccaactccaccaactatgcctacctccacaacatgactcacgatatcgtatccaccacattatagtctgtcgacactaactccatacatttccaaataccatccaccaatgtcgctagcttcgtctcactacatattatccactagaaaatccaatatcaatacactcataaacatcaaacggaatgttacattctaccacccttaaaaggaacttcgtcctcgaagtttactcccactcatagcatcatcatccaactgtcaacactatcgaactcataaacatcatcacccaactgtcaacactatcgaagtattctcacactcctaggcatcacactactacaagcacgaccatgacctttaacaaaatcaaccacaacaaagatccatcctttatgctacaccaacactctactttcaattatactacaacatgcacaaccatcaaactctctttgtcgcatcctactcctcttaagataaattttacgtcctcgtaactcactaatactagatccttagctatatcttctcattatcgttatcaccaccacatgtcaaagataaccataCCAATAATCATTCCTATTTCCAACACTCTCTttcttaaacagttctcataccacaattcattcggcacactaCCTAacttataccacaaaatccttagcataaccaatactccaattcATCCACATTACTGTAGAACGACATACTCctctatataaagcacctatattcaaaagcataactcacgatccacacttattacccacactcacactagatccttaagttcctttctttcattaccgcaaaactcattcataacttaacaagatactaattcccaacactctATGTTCACTGTCTctataaaagattatgaactacttgCAGttttcagatcagtacaacacctgttccacaaatcacttgccattactatgtcaacccATGCCTCAT
The Silene latifolia isolate original U9 population chromosome 11, ASM4854445v1, whole genome shotgun sequence genome window above contains:
- the LOC141614425 gene encoding uncharacterized protein LOC141614425, encoding MRTFCWNCRGLGDADNPAIPYLRWCVRKYGVSILFLQETMCSFETAVSKTNSLDFPNFCDVDAVGLSGGLLLRRSNDISLLPIELDRHFILCKLSMVYPASECYIIFLYGEPNVALRNPLWEKLSNICCTYSPMVLVGDFNQVDLHSDKLGGSNNIRGQIDFINWNLDNDLLDIPFFGPPCTWMNSRHDNSLLYERLDKGYASSQWLHLFPSAYVLHLPILVSDHAPIILHFNDKSKPS